The Quercus robur chromosome 7, dhQueRobu3.1, whole genome shotgun sequence genome has a segment encoding these proteins:
- the LOC126692528 gene encoding U-box domain-containing protein 16: protein MAISPEIFPPRKRRPSAGSFISPKLSDKNLVQSLHLLSQEISTLKPLQFLHKRNSLSLIRKSKLLQILFEELLRFPVLALSPSATLCFEELHVVLQRVKTLVEDCSNCSKMWLLSQTQTVSNNFHELTVELSTLLDIFPMKELDLNDDIEELVVLIRKQCSNNKPYVDPRDDEVKRAVLGLLDSIKSEIVPEQSKLAEIFSKLGLRDASSCREEIENLEEEVQSQNQSDEKSKSEAISLIGLVRYAKCVLFGASTPDPDTPRRKPPPEAVIPPDFRCPISLDLMRDPVVVATGQTYDRDSIKLWIDSGHATCPKTGQTLAHTELVPNLGLKNLIAMWCREKKIPFEAKGSQVKVNGIRTNKTALEAVRMTVSFLVNKLSALESMEAATGVVYELRVLAKTDHDSRSAIAEAEAIPLLVRYLASDVGLKHSNLQVNAVTTLLNLSILEENKTRIMETDGALNGIIEVLRSGATWEARGNAAATIFSLTGVHAHRKKLGRKARVIKGLMELAKEGPTSSRRDALAAILNLAGEREIIGKLIEGGVVQMSIELMDRLPEEAVTILESVVKRGGFIAIAAAYSAVKKLGMVLRDGSERVQESAAATLVTICRKGGLELVTELASLPGIERTIWELMATGTMRSRRKASTLLRILRRWSAGLDVDVMDGHTTTVTSSRIAVPS, encoded by the coding sequence ATGGCGATATCTCCGGAAATTTTCCCGCCAAGAAAGCGCCGACCATCGGCGGGATCATTCATATCTCCGAAACTTTCCGACAAGAACCTCGTCCAATCTCTCCACCTATTATCCCAAGAAATCTCAACCTTAAAACCACTCCAGTTCCTTCATAAGCGGAACTCGCTTTCCCTCATTCGAAAATCGAAGCTCCTCCAAATCCTCTTCGAGGAGCTACTTCGATTTCCGGTCCTGGCTCTCTCTCCCTCGGCCACGCTCTGCTTCGAAGAACTACACGTCGTTTTGCAGCGAGTCAAAACGCTCGTCGAAGACTGCTCCAACTGTAGCAAGATGTGGTTGCTGTCGCAAACCCAAACCGTTTCCAACAATTTCCACGAACTCACCGTGGAGTTATCAACGTTGTTGGATATTTTCCCGATGAAAGAGCTCGATTTGAACGACGACATCGAGGAGCTCGTCGTTTTGATCAGAAAACAGTGCTCCAACAATAAGCCTTACGTGGATCCCAGAGACGACGAGGTTAAACGCGCCGTTTTGGGTTTGCTCGACTCGATCAAGAGCGAGATCGTTCCGGAACAGTCTAAGCTCGCCGAGATTTTCTCCAAGTTGGGGCTTCGTGACGCTTCGAGTTGCagagaagaaattgaaaatctcGAAGAAGAGGTTCAGAGTCAGAACCAAAGCGACGAGAAATCGAAATCGGAGGCGATTTCATTGATCGGTCTCGTTCGCTACGCTAAATGTGTGCTGTTTGGAGCTTCGACTCCGGATCCGGATACTCCACGCCGGAAACCGCCGCCTGAGGCGGTGATTCCGCCGGATTTTCGTTGTCCGATTAGTCTAGATCTGATGCGAGACCCTGTAGTCGTGGCAACAGGACAGACGTACGATCGGGACTCTATCAAACTTTGGATTGACTCAGGACACGCCACGTGTCCAAAGACAGGTCAGACCCTGGCCCACACTGAGCTTGTACCTAACTTGGGTTTGAAAAATCTGATTGCTATGTGGTGCCGAGAGAAGAAGATTCCATTTGAAGCAAAGGGGAGTCAAGTAAAAGTCAACGGCATTAGAACTAACAAAACGGCATTGGAAGCTGTAAGAATGACAGTGTCGTTTTTGGTTAACAAGTTGTCCGCTTTGGAGTCGATGGAGGCTGCAACCGGTGTCGTTTATGAGCTTCGTGTATTAGCCAAGACTGATCATGATAGCCGATCTGCTATTGCTGAAGCCGAGGCTATTCCTTTGTTGGTACGGTATCTAGCTTCGGATGTTGGATTGAAACATTCGAACCTACAAGTTAATGCTGTGACAACGTTGCTTAACCTATCAATTTTGGAGGAAAACAAGACGAGGATTATGGAAACTGATGGAGCTTTGAATGGCATTATTGAGGTTTTACGTTCGGGTGCCACATGGGAGGCTAGGGGGAATGCAGCAGCTACGATATTTTCACTCACAGGTGTACACGCACATAGGAAGAAACTTGGGAGAAAGGCACGTGTCATTAAGGGATTGATGGAGTTGGCGAAAGAGGGGCCCACCAGTTCAAGGAGGGATGCATTGGCGGCAATTTTGAACTTGGCGGGTGAAAGGGAGATAATTGGGAAGTTAATTGAAGGAGGGGTTGTACAAATGAGTATTGAGTTGATGGATAGGTTACCCGAAGAGGCAGTGACTATACTCGAGTCGGTGGTGAAAAGGGGTGGATTTATTGCAATTGCTGCTGCTTATAGTGCGGTGAAAAAATTGGGTATGGTATTGAGAGATGGATCAGAAAGAGTTCAAGAGAGTGCAGCAGCTACTCTTGTTACCATTTGTCGAAAAGGGGGTTTGGAATTGGTGACAGAGCTTGCTTCTTTGCCCGGGATTGAGAGAACCATATGGGAATTAATGGCAACTGGAACAATGAGGTCCAGAAGGAAAGCCTCTACACTCTTGAGGATCCTCCGGAGATGGAGTGCTGGTTTGGATGTGGATGTAATGGATGGTCATACCACAACCGTGACTTCATCAAGAATAGCAGTACCTAGTTAA